The genomic window ATAAAGAAGATCCAGTGCCAATTGAAGTTGTCGGTGATCCATCCTCCCAGGGTCGGGCCGATGGCCGGCGCCACCACGACAGCCATCCCATAAACGGCAAAGGCCTGTCCCCGTTTGCTGACCGGAAAGGTGTCTGCCAGAATGGCCTGCTCGCTGGGAGCGAGTCCTCCACCTCCTGCGCCCTGCAGGACCCGGGCCAGAATCAGCATCGGGAGCGACTGGGCAATACCGCACAGGAAGGAACAGATCGTAAACAGCAGCACGCAGGCCATGTAAAAGCGCTTGCGTCCAAAGCGTGTGGCCAGCCAGCCAGAGATGGGCAGCACCACGGCACTCGAAACCAGATAACTGGTAAGCACCCATGTCGCCTCCTCCTGGCTTGCACCCAGCGAACCAGCCATGTGCGGCAGCGCCACATTGGCAATGGAGGTGTCGAGCACCTCCATAAAAGTGGCAATCGTAACGGTGAGTGCTACCAGCCAGGGGTTATGCTTCGGCTTCCAGTTGTGATAGTCAATCTGGTGGTCAGACACGCAGGAACCGCCATCTCCTCATGGAATGAATGCTCTTGGAGATTACACATAGACTAACAGGAGCCACCCTTGCCCCGTCTATGGCTGCGGGCCAAAGCAAAAGTCTGAAGGCCCGGACTCCCCGGGCCTTCGTCACTCCGCACTTTCCCTCCAGTTATGTCGTCGGACGCGGCTGGACCGCGATGAACTGGGCAGGAACATAAGTCGTTGAGCTGCACAGGTTGGTTCGCGTGCAGGAGGGCAATTGGGGATTGATCGTCTGCCCGGTGTCAGCCGGGGAGGACGTGGAGGTGTCCACAAAATGCACCAGGTTGTCGCCGGAGGTGCTCACGAAGAACGTCGAGCCGTCCGGACTGAAGGCCCCCGCAATCGGGGCCTGCGCTCCGCTTGCCAGCTGGATCTTCTGGACAGTTCCGGCCGATCCCGGAGTGCTCGGGATCTCATAAGCCGGTAGAATCCCGCTGGCATTGCTTGCGCTGTAGGTCACAAAAGCCAGCGAGGAATCCTGAGAGGGTACGATGCCCGTGATTTCGGTGGGAGTAATACCCAGCGCTGCCTGCATCCATGTTGTGTTGAACTTCAGCGGTGCACCGGTAGTGGCATCCGGACACGCTCCCGTCGGCGGGCCGGGCGGTACTGAAGCGCTTCCCGATGCAGGGAACTGGATGTCTGTGATCTGCCCGGTGGAGGCCGCCGCGCCCAATACATGACTACCGTTATACGTGGAAGCCAGGTGGTCTGTGGCCGCAGCTACATTGTCTGCCGGCGGATAATAAGGCGCCTGTCCGTCCGTCGTATTTTTGTTGTAGCAGAAACTCCGCGCCGTGGTGGCGGAAACCCCTGTCATATAAAAGCCCACGCTTGGAACTGTTACGGCAACATCCGGTGAACAGAAAGGGTCATAGCTTCCGCTGCCGTTGTTATTGTTCAGATTGCAATTGCCTCCCTGGCCGGAGGAAAGCGTGTAAGTGTGCCATCCGGTCTGGGTGTTGTAAATGTAAAGGTTGTTCGGCCCTACCAGGTACAGGTTCTTTCCATCTGGAGAATATTTGGCCTTGGTCGCCAGACCCTGCGTGCTGGTAAAGGAGCTGCCGCTGCTGCTGTATTTATACAGATAAATGATCTGGTTGATCTGGTCGTTGATGACCACCGTTGAGCTGTCGGGAGAAACAGCCAGCACGACGCCAGGAACATTGGGATCTTCTTTTGTCAGCGAGCTGGTTGTAGCGCTGACAATCATCAGTTCGTGATAACTGCCGAAGTACAGGTTTTGTCCATTCTGGTCCAGGACCATGGAGTTCGGGATGTAAGGCAGCTTCACCGGGGCTGGCGTTCCTGTGGCCACCAGGTCGACGGGGGTGAAGTATTGTGACTGCGAAGAAGCCAGCCAGAGTTTTGAACTGCTTCGTCCCGGGGTTTTCACAAACACAGGATTGCTCGTGACCGGCAGGCCTGTGCCAAGCTGGCCAATGATGTTAATGGGTGCCGGGTTGCAGGTTCCGGGCTGGCAGATGGCCGTGACCGTTGCCGTAGCCGGATAGCTGGGGGTAATTCCGCCTGCGCTGCTTACGCTGATGTCTTTGGGCTGTGTCGAGGCGAAATCCAGGGAAAGCCCTCCGATGGTCGCACCGGTTGTGTCCGTGATGGTTGTGCTGAGCGTCGGAACAGAGCTGGCGCTGACGCTCACAGGAGTGGGGTATCCCGTGGACCCATTCAGCGCGAGGGAGATGTTTTTGGGCGGGCAGGTGAAGAAGTATCCGGCTGCCGAGGTCACGCTCGAAAGCGTCGCGTTGATGACGGTTGATCCGGGCAGGTGCGCTGTGGCCACGCCGTTGACCGTGCCTGCGGCGGAAGTGTCGCTGATGTTGGTAATCGAGACGATCGTCGAATCCACCGGAGTGTAAGTGACGGTCCCCACGTAACTGGAGTTGATTGGGTTGCCCTCACTGTCGTAAACCACAGTGCTGCTCGTCAGCGGCTCAGCCAGAGTGTTGTTCTGCGAAACGCAGGAGGTCTGTGATCCGATCGTGATAGCAGAAATCGGTGGGTGGACATAGACGTAGACCGGGTTGCTGGTCACAGCGGACGCGCTGGCAGTCACCTGGGCCACTCCCGGTTGTGTCGCCGGCGTGCAGATGGTGAAGTCCGGAATACCAGAGGGACTGTGGCGGTTCCAGGTGCCGGCGCAAAGCTGGCCTGTGCTCGGATTGATGTCCACAAGGTTGAGATTTGTGGACCCATAAACATAGTGGGCAACACTGACCGTCCCGCCGTTGCAGTTATATCCGGTCGGAGAGTTTACCTGACCAATCTGTCCGTAGGAGAGCGAAATGCCAGTCGTGGCCGGTCCCAGGATGATATGGTCCAGGTCCGTGACCTTCTCACCGTATCCGTGTCCATTCTTGACGCAATAGTTGTTGGGATTCGTGCCACCACAGCCTGCAATGGAGATGCCGACAGGAACAGAAAAGACGATGACTGCAATCAGGGCGAAAAACCGCTGCATGAAACCTCCCCGTCTGTATATGGACTTGCCAGCCAGACGGTTGTCACTGCCGGAAGCTGACGCCTCCGGCAGCCCTCTTATGAAAGATAAAATCCTGAAGTTTGAGTGTAAAAGCTGGCAGGAAGATGAGCAAGCGGCAGAATCATGAAGAAGCAAGAGGCAATACCATCCGTACCACCGTGCCCTGGGCGATCCGGCTGCGTACCCGGAGCCAACCCCGGTGCCGGTCCACGATCTCTTTTGAGATCCAAAGCCCTAGTCCTGTGCCTACGTCTTTCTTGGTTGTAAAGAACGGCTCAAAGATTTTCTTCAGTACCTCCCGCGTCATGCCCTGGCCGCTGTCGGCGACCAGGACGGACACGCCATCTTCGCGGCTTCCGTTCCTGAAAAAAGCATTCTGCTTTACCCGGATCCGAATCTCCCCGCCAGGTTTTGAGGCATCGGCCGAATTCATAATCAGGTTCGAAAGCACTTGCCGGATCTCGCCTGGAACTCCATTGATTTGAACGGGTTGCAGCTTCAAGGTGACGGAAAGGCCGCGGTTCCTCAAGTGGGGCGTTAAGATCGAGACCACCTGCTCCACCTCGGCCGCCAGGTCAAACTGCTGCGGCGAGAGAGGCGCGCGATAAAAATTCAGGGTCTGACGCGCAATATGGGCCACGCGCTGCAATTCCTGGTCTGCCCCGCTCAGCAGTTGTGCCAGCTCTCCGGTGGCCTGGCTCCGGGCAAGAAAAACCAGATTCGTCAACGCTTCCAGTGGATTATTAATTTCATGCGCTATCGTTGCCGCCAGTCTCCCCGCTGCTGCCAGCTTTTCGGTGCGCCGCAGCAGTTCTTCACTGCGCTTCTGGGTTGTCAGATCGGCCAGAAATACCGCCATCTGATAGTCTTCCGTCCGTCCATGCGGGTTCAGGACCGTGATGCCTGCGAGCACCTCAACCGTGGACCCGTCTTTTTTCGTGCAGGTGGTTTCAAACAGTTCGCGCTGCAGCGTGTGTTGCTGCAGGCCGGCGTGGGCCTTGCTGAGTGGCGGACAGATCGTCTGCAGTGTGCGCTTTTCTGATGCTAGGAGACCTGCCTCAAATCCCAGCATGTGCTCGGCCGCCTCATTGGCATAGAGGACCTGTCCCTGGACGTCACAAAGGAACAGTCCCATCGGCATGGCCTCTACCAGCCGGTCAAACCGCTGTTTGCTGGTGCGCAGGGCCTCTTCCATGGCCCGCTGAGAGCGGCGTGTTGCCGCTTCACAGATCTCGCGCTGGATGGCAGGCACCAGTCTGGCGAGGTTCTGTTTGCTCACATAATCATTTGCGCCAGCACGCATGGCCTCCACCGCCGTCTCTTCTGAGATGACGCCGGACATCATGATGAAGGGGATGTCCTGGTCCAGAGAACGCAGCAGTTTCAGGGCCTCCGGGCCGCTGAAGCTGGGAAGCTTGTAGTCTGCTAAGACGATGTCCGGCGGAGAAGACTGGCGCAGCAGCTCTTCCATCTCCTGTGCCGTGTCTACCCTCCGCAACCTTACGCTCAGGCCCTCTCGCTTCAGATGCCTTTCGAGAAGGAAAGCATCATCCGGGTTGTCCTCGACCAGCAGAATTGAAATGGGTCTCTGGTTTAACTCAGTGGCGGACATTCGTTCAGCACCAACCAATACATTCCCAGCTGCTGGGTCGCCTGGGCAAAATCTGCAAAATTTACGGGTTTGCGGATGTAACTGTTCACGCCGAGCTGATAGCTGCGCACTACGTCCCGCTCTTCATCCGAGGAGGTCAGCACGACCACTGGAAGCATGCGTGTTGTGTCGCTTTCTCGGATCCGCCGGAGGACCTCCAGACCGTCTACCTTCGGCAGTTTCAGATCAAGCAGCACGACCTGCGGACGGACAGCGTCCTCTCCGAGCAGGACCTCGATGGCCTCTTCTCCATCGCGGGCCACCCGGATTTCGTTGGCAATATTGGCCTTCTTCAGGGCGCGGATCGTCAACAACTCATGATCGGGGTCATCTTCAACAAGCAGAATGGTTCGCATATTTGATGGCATAACGATTGTTTACCTGTTCGTCCGGGAATTGGGCAGATAGCACTCAGGATAAGCTAAACCAGAAGGTCGCGCCACGGCCCACCTCCCCATGCGCGCGCATGTGTCCGTGATGGCGGC from Pseudacidobacterium ailaaui includes these protein-coding regions:
- a CDS encoding hybrid sensor histidine kinase/response regulator; this encodes MSATELNQRPISILLVEDNPDDAFLLERHLKREGLSVRLRRVDTAQEMEELLRQSSPPDIVLADYKLPSFSGPEALKLLRSLDQDIPFIMMSGVISEETAVEAMRAGANDYVSKQNLARLVPAIQREICEAATRRSQRAMEEALRTSKQRFDRLVEAMPMGLFLCDVQGQVLYANEAAEHMLGFEAGLLASEKRTLQTICPPLSKAHAGLQQHTLQRELFETTCTKKDGSTVEVLAGITVLNPHGRTEDYQMAVFLADLTTQKRSEELLRRTEKLAAAGRLAATIAHEINNPLEALTNLVFLARSQATGELAQLLSGADQELQRVAHIARQTLNFYRAPLSPQQFDLAAEVEQVVSILTPHLRNRGLSVTLKLQPVQINGVPGEIRQVLSNLIMNSADASKPGGEIRIRVKQNAFFRNGSREDGVSVLVADSGQGMTREVLKKIFEPFFTTKKDVGTGLGLWISKEIVDRHRGWLRVRSRIAQGTVVRMVLPLASS
- a CDS encoding response regulator, with the protein product MRTILLVEDDPDHELLTIRALKKANIANEIRVARDGEEAIEVLLGEDAVRPQVVLLDLKLPKVDGLEVLRRIRESDTTRMLPVVVLTSSDEERDVVRSYQLGVNSYIRKPVNFADFAQATQQLGMYWLVLNECPPLS